One stretch of Candidatus Thorarchaeota archaeon DNA includes these proteins:
- a CDS encoding GNAT family N-acetyltransferase, with amino-acid sequence MEIKVEGLIPLPKSSFKRAVDVLSGAFKNDILMTYFFPDETQRQQYLPLFFEYVLKQGLVSGDVLTTSEDIEGIAIWKHSSSMNGGLLKALRHGGFKLIRKYGMGLVKKILRYIEFTSERRKKFATTPYMYLSSLAVDPEKQGQGYCSKSLRPVLAYLDRVELPCYLETESERNVSIYQHFGFEVVAECIPPETEFTHWDMIRPPQQ; translated from the coding sequence ATGGAGATAAAAGTAGAGGGGTTAATTCCGCTTCCGAAATCGTCCTTCAAGAGAGCAGTAGATGTATTATCAGGCGCATTCAAAAATGACATTTTGATGACATACTTCTTTCCTGATGAGACCCAGCGGCAGCAGTATTTACCACTATTTTTCGAATACGTGCTTAAACAGGGTCTCGTCAGTGGGGATGTGCTCACAACTTCAGAGGATATAGAGGGCATAGCAATATGGAAACATTCGAGTTCAATGAACGGCGGTTTATTGAAAGCTCTTCGGCATGGTGGATTCAAGCTGATTCGAAAATACGGTATGGGATTGGTAAAAAAAATACTAAGATATATCGAGTTTACATCCGAGCGAAGAAAAAAGTTTGCAACAACACCGTACATGTATCTTAGTTCACTTGCTGTAGATCCAGAGAAACAGGGGCAAGGTTACTGTAGCAAGTCACTGCGACCTGTGCTTGCATATTTAGACAGGGTCGAACTCCCCTGCTACCTTGAAACTGAGAGCGAACGAAACGTATCAATCTATCAACACTTTGGTTTCGAAGTTGTCGCGGAATGCATCCCTCCGGAAACGGAGTTTACGCACTGGGACATGATACGACCCCCGCAACAGTGA
- a CDS encoding magnesium transporter CorA family protein, translating to MSSDADTERIFSIIALESGIEYPDFENAPDEPLLVEVQAIQEEDLVEICHHFDIDLDDLRDLQDYDERPRLQVEDRFTMLVLRVPVNLEVTDREYSTFPVGVFTNGRDIVILRHQRIPLRKDRLMRKIRLCTTAAEVIYVLWEIVIGSFEHMLDVIEATINSIEDSIFTEIYPSQLNRFFQLSRDAVFMEAALKADMKVLRRLMRLRSIGRMVLDEDRLEDLEVDLQQQLELSAIYRDLIDNAMNAYDSIVNHNLNKVMKTLTSISLVAMIPTLIASIYGMNVGLPFQNEAYAFLMLILISVIITIPVLVYLKIRSLV from the coding sequence ATGAGCAGCGACGCAGACACGGAGAGAATATTCTCGATCATCGCACTGGAGAGCGGAATCGAATATCCAGATTTCGAGAACGCTCCAGATGAGCCGCTGCTTGTTGAAGTTCAGGCGATCCAAGAAGAGGACCTTGTGGAGATCTGTCACCACTTTGACATTGATCTTGACGATCTGCGAGACCTCCAAGACTATGATGAACGGCCACGACTTCAGGTTGAGGACAGATTCACCATGCTCGTCCTCCGCGTCCCGGTCAACCTTGAGGTCACTGACCGCGAGTACTCCACGTTCCCAGTGGGCGTCTTTACGAATGGTCGAGACATCGTCATCTTACGCCACCAGAGAATCCCCCTTCGTAAAGATCGGCTCATGCGAAAGATCCGCCTGTGTACTACAGCCGCCGAGGTCATCTATGTACTATGGGAGATCGTCATCGGTTCGTTCGAACACATGCTCGACGTGATCGAGGCGACCATCAACAGCATCGAGGACTCTATCTTCACGGAGATCTACCCGTCCCAACTCAACAGGTTTTTCCAACTCTCCCGTGATGCTGTGTTCATGGAGGCGGCATTGAAGGCGGACATGAAGGTCCTGCGCAGGCTAATGCGGCTACGGTCCATCGGAAGAATGGTACTTGATGAGGACAGACTGGAAGATCTCGAGGTGGACCTGCAACAGCAATTAGAGTTGAGCGCAATCTACCGTGACCTGATCGATAACGCAATGAATGCGTACGACAGCATTGTCAACCACAATTTGAACAAGGTCATGAAGACGCTGACCTCGATCTCTCTGGTCGCCATGATCCCCACACTCATTGCCAGCATCTACGGCATGAATGTCGGGCTCCCATTCCAGAACGAAGCCTATGCGTTCCTCATGCTCATTCTGATCAGTGTGATCATCACAATTCCAGTGCTCGTGTATCTAAAGATCCGAAGCCTCGTATGA
- a CDS encoding ubiquinone/menaquinone biosynthesis methyltransferase — MTARLQQVFSDIAQKYEQVNHVFTLGLDIIWRSLAVRIVKKLKLRGTWLDVCSGTGEMAALLQQIADRRTRVVTSDFSQDMLTASKNKEPSHRLQFILTDTRRLPFLDESVDLVTISFATRNLNNGPSELVSVFREFYRVLRPGGIFLNLETSQPSQPIIRESFHRYVDLAVNHLGPLLAGSKEGYSFLADTVQGFYDAETLSLLIRRAGFQSVWFKKIFFGVAAVHLATK, encoded by the coding sequence ATGACTGCTCGTCTACAACAGGTGTTCAGTGACATAGCACAAAAGTATGAACAGGTAAATCACGTGTTCACACTTGGTCTCGATATTATCTGGCGAAGCTTGGCAGTCCGTATTGTCAAGAAACTCAAACTAAGAGGGACATGGCTCGATGTCTGTAGTGGGACTGGCGAGATGGCAGCACTCTTACAACAGATCGCAGACAGACGAACAAGAGTTGTCACCAGTGACTTTAGTCAGGATATGCTCACCGCATCAAAGAATAAGGAGCCATCCCACAGACTGCAATTCATTCTGACCGATACACGAAGACTTCCGTTCTTGGACGAGTCTGTGGATCTTGTCACAATATCCTTTGCCACTCGCAACCTAAACAATGGACCTTCCGAACTCGTAAGTGTCTTCAGAGAATTCTATCGTGTCCTGCGTCCGGGTGGCATCTTTCTAAATTTGGAAACCAGCCAACCATCACAACCGATCATTCGGGAGAGTTTTCACAGATACGTCGATCTTGCGGTGAATCATCTTGGCCCGCTTCTTGCAGGTTCTAAGGAAGGATATTCATTTCTCGCAGATACGGTTCAAGGATTCTATGATGCCGAGACCCTCTCTTTACTCATTAGGAGAGCGGGATTCCAGTCGGTCTGGTTCAAAAAGATCTTCTTTGGCGTTGCAGCCGTGCACCTTGCTACAAAGTGA
- a CDS encoding ABC transporter substrate-binding protein: protein MRKTAIIILSLFLVTFVSSNIGALQTVSAAGTSSDSSGPYIDKLVFKVIREDADQVLALQNNNIDIIGQFVDPSFVDQLSNSSNIEIATTLRNGYGYLIINCQKYPLNITAFRRAFAFALDKENISKEVWDDTAIPLDSVVPQINPFSAEGQLSYSYYDKNVNLGKQILTDAGFIDIDSDGYREAPDGSDFTVRIECAQSSSIALQVGTRAADALQALGIDATSVPTDFYDYYSRLQTHGDYDVAFMGKSFTDFDVDWLGFEYWSEYATEPDRNYPNFRNASYDSWRDKLLYSTDYNDVYEAAIEMQKILAYESPIIVCYENKMVSAYRTDTFEGHVNDIAHGLASWWTNQKVRRHSQAGGPFGGTFRWGNRLDLESFNFMIRTSESTKNVLSELYEPLLRRGPDGSIINWLCNSYITETHADNHAIPVGHSRYTFSIVRNASWTDGVPLTAQDIAFTYNYYRNAPDNPYSSSLQDAFALYAPQDYILVVEFNTESYWHLTKLVDLPVIPKHYFQNLEPSRWNQWNPNPMVKPMITSGPFYITDYTVDSFTELTRNPYYFRSVPNNDDIQSSQAALNHMSATITHDQSLPEIVQEQSEALWSNWSRPDFRPDIDPLLEKWLSGGTVDDSISLVHGNPSVLVYCAPWIDMDAIEEFADLSWKMDFKVFKLAKVSMPSQDSLKSIMNLRGVTAIRADKMINPVVDEFANPDTKDVQVPPFSLDMSEIRTVVGATESIAAEYTGDGIVVGHIDTGCDFGVPDLTEAYDNGTYDPSGYGLNLFVHANTTNVADPDAWLSDGNVLTYRNATGVYLNVSSWDPMLNYEGSGRYLIGDGDKNSPYHRRIGFVWLYAYYWGVDVGTMPDDIWQDIRLPDTSEVLGDYRVGFIFQQRSTPYMRAFAPALVYKSSKTSEWNLAIDWEGAEAWSWFWDGGIYYKNVNLTNPAETQPILDLCDWDFTDDIAVATYNYSNPVVAADLNGDGVNDYSLGAISWCFDANEWFTDEPVFNGFRSDGAAVCLYFDADTHGTSTAAHVASRGKHQYYDSNNGSYFYMTGIANQSKILSVRALTSGSKIGAYLWICGFDYNEATSTFNYTGNHQADLVTNSWGWEVASNGELSYLSLIWTILSTPGYLDPAYPGVLHIFSVGNEGSGFMTDGPPGCSAGVLTVGASTSNQYLEYLYGPDQNIEGIASFSSRGPSFLGYVKPDVVAPGLAAYAPVPVYASYLGQHWGSSYSNVTLFSGTSQSAPVVAGVAALVIEALNDKGLSWSPDKVKTIIQSTSERLGYDPATEGFGRVDAQAACEYVKNDVGFIVESSDSFDNLMGIANKAWSHSGSGPSDMLHTDVAHSSLPSGFGEGSLYFGQVFPGSVTNVTQKIFTNVSGPYITDTTGWTTSAYYWHKAETYSFSGTTFTYNDTVSSAQMYGWYDLRDKIGATTYDSAVSTYSYVTIGISFNKDDISKYGAPWSFLYDWSDDDPSDGMPNRWDASTQQGNELIRLADGRNSSCTSMMSFATNMSSLSAILKGDLTLVIHDPAFDDDMSNSGHSFQCTVIFWEKKSTSMITALPGSGSSTYTWKLTAPVDDTGIYQGYAEISDGTTTVTVPWSFSLVGNLSADMTEENTIVSGTGTDLSPYDSPVYGLMGKDLVGDYRSYAIYNPHSETENMGVRVIWEDAGCAMTVQVFNENCTQLTGDASSTNCTTAVMVELPTNPIGMYYLLIHPTDMDKQLSLPLNYTIKVMTYGAIAEPTMEQTYYSNWNTTPAPFETNDVLNGDHIIVNVTISEISVPNFPEKKIDHTSLGFQTGMYFEKTGDLVIPSSSYNPFTGTIDQTQFAWVLVNGIQKDDPVKLSLDFTSDDCDVMAWWADTVSDTWTYANNILGSKMATSRRPESCTITADRSGSIYFGIYNYAAQSGTFTLHVDTRKSMVVEFAGRSAWYDTTNFGQNATRDIIATATTKGGSTYVRTWNNVTFNNFFAPTVTLNTPNGGEDWTGSQTIDWTVVSKNADCSPNHEVYISNDGGTTFMLVASNLSIDEFTWDTTSWQHRDTYVVKVTTTDRGMYAEDISDAVFTAGDSIPDQPPLIWGLTNLACTDPTGKTITWVAGSLYPSLLELWVNNVRESQFSWTTQSNTTTVSLNGLTKGAYNYTFYAEDSFGHSTSFTTWVLVNVSLPPIIDHPLDITYQIGTTGHQIVWNPSDSNPSNYTLYRNGVAINSGTWNGEPIVVNVDGLNVGVYNYTLIIWDLNGNYAKDTVFVTVVPESTTNTTTTIPTNTIPTGFLSNEIILVLIGGMAAVVVVVVVIVKLRQRK from the coding sequence ATGAGAAAAACAGCTATAATCATTCTCAGTTTATTCTTAGTTACTTTTGTGAGCTCGAACATAGGTGCATTGCAAACTGTCAGTGCAGCAGGAACTTCCAGTGATAGTTCAGGACCTTACATAGACAAACTTGTTTTCAAGGTCATTCGAGAAGATGCGGACCAAGTCCTTGCGCTTCAAAATAATAATATTGATATTATTGGCCAGTTCGTTGATCCATCATTCGTGGATCAATTATCAAATTCCTCAAATATAGAAATCGCCACGACTTTACGGAATGGTTATGGCTATTTGATCATCAACTGTCAAAAGTATCCTCTCAATATTACTGCATTTCGTAGAGCTTTTGCGTTTGCACTGGATAAAGAAAATATTTCGAAAGAGGTCTGGGATGATACTGCAATTCCACTTGATAGTGTAGTCCCACAGATCAATCCATTCTCGGCAGAGGGACAGTTATCATACTCTTATTACGACAAAAATGTCAATCTTGGAAAACAGATCCTTACAGATGCGGGTTTTATCGACATAGATTCGGATGGCTATCGAGAGGCCCCTGACGGTTCCGATTTCACGGTCCGAATAGAATGTGCACAGTCATCATCCATTGCGCTTCAGGTTGGTACAAGGGCAGCAGACGCACTACAGGCACTAGGCATAGATGCAACATCTGTTCCAACTGATTTTTATGACTATTATTCTAGACTCCAAACACATGGGGACTATGATGTAGCATTCATGGGTAAATCGTTCACCGACTTTGATGTGGACTGGCTTGGATTCGAGTATTGGTCTGAATACGCTACTGAGCCCGACCGCAATTATCCCAACTTCAGGAATGCATCCTACGATTCATGGAGGGACAAACTACTCTACTCAACAGATTATAATGACGTATATGAAGCAGCCATCGAAATGCAAAAAATTTTGGCCTATGAGAGCCCAATTATCGTCTGCTATGAGAACAAAATGGTGTCGGCATATAGAACAGATACTTTTGAGGGGCACGTCAACGATATTGCTCACGGATTAGCGTCTTGGTGGACAAACCAAAAAGTCAGACGCCATAGTCAGGCAGGTGGTCCCTTTGGAGGTACATTCCGGTGGGGGAATCGCCTCGACCTTGAGAGCTTTAATTTTATGATCCGTACGTCAGAGTCTACTAAGAATGTACTGAGCGAGCTGTATGAACCTCTACTACGAAGAGGCCCGGATGGCAGTATTATTAATTGGCTCTGTAACAGCTACATCACTGAAACTCATGCAGACAATCATGCTATTCCCGTAGGACATTCACGCTACACATTCAGTATCGTGAGAAATGCTTCTTGGACCGATGGAGTACCCCTCACAGCTCAAGATATTGCATTCACTTACAACTATTATCGTAATGCCCCAGATAATCCCTATAGTAGCAGTCTTCAAGATGCCTTTGCACTGTATGCCCCACAAGATTACATATTGGTTGTAGAATTTAATACAGAGTCGTATTGGCATCTCACAAAGCTTGTAGATTTGCCTGTGATTCCCAAACACTATTTTCAGAATCTCGAGCCCAGTAGATGGAACCAATGGAATCCAAATCCAATGGTAAAACCGATGATCACTTCAGGACCGTTTTATATCACTGATTACACTGTGGACTCATTTACAGAGCTCACGAGAAATCCGTACTACTTCAGGTCTGTACCGAATAATGACGATATCCAATCATCACAGGCCGCGCTCAATCATATGAGTGCAACAATAACACATGATCAGAGCCTTCCAGAAATTGTCCAAGAACAATCAGAGGCACTCTGGAGCAATTGGTCACGTCCTGATTTCAGACCTGATATAGACCCGCTTTTAGAAAAATGGCTTTCCGGCGGAACAGTTGACGATTCGATCTCACTTGTGCATGGGAATCCAAGCGTATTGGTCTACTGTGCACCTTGGATCGATATGGACGCGATAGAAGAATTTGCAGACCTATCCTGGAAGATGGACTTCAAAGTATTCAAACTAGCAAAAGTATCGATGCCATCACAGGATTCTCTCAAGAGTATAATGAACCTCCGCGGCGTAACAGCGATCCGGGCGGACAAGATGATAAACCCCGTTGTCGATGAATTCGCGAATCCTGATACAAAGGATGTGCAAGTGCCGCCGTTTTCATTGGACATGTCAGAAATACGTACTGTTGTAGGTGCAACTGAGAGCATTGCGGCAGAATACACTGGTGATGGGATTGTAGTCGGGCATATTGATACTGGATGCGACTTTGGCGTTCCCGATCTGACGGAGGCCTATGACAATGGTACATATGATCCGTCTGGATATGGACTCAACCTATTCGTTCATGCAAATACAACTAATGTGGCAGACCCTGATGCGTGGCTGTCAGACGGAAATGTGCTCACCTATCGAAACGCAACAGGCGTCTATCTCAACGTCTCCAGTTGGGATCCAATGTTAAACTATGAGGGGTCTGGAAGATATCTGATTGGTGATGGAGACAAAAATTCGCCGTATCATCGCCGGATAGGCTTTGTATGGCTCTACGCGTACTATTGGGGTGTAGACGTTGGTACAATGCCTGATGACATATGGCAGGACATACGACTCCCTGACACATCAGAGGTACTTGGTGATTATCGAGTGGGGTTCATCTTCCAACAGAGATCCACTCCGTACATGAGGGCCTTTGCTCCTGCACTCGTGTACAAGTCATCTAAAACCAGTGAGTGGAATTTGGCTATTGATTGGGAGGGCGCTGAGGCGTGGTCATGGTTCTGGGATGGCGGGATTTACTATAAGAACGTCAACCTCACCAATCCTGCTGAGACACAACCGATCCTCGACCTCTGTGACTGGGACTTCACAGATGATATCGCTGTTGCAACATATAACTACTCCAACCCTGTAGTGGCGGCAGACTTGAACGGGGACGGCGTCAACGATTACAGTCTAGGAGCTATCTCGTGGTGCTTCGATGCAAATGAATGGTTCACCGACGAGCCAGTCTTCAATGGATTCCGATCAGATGGTGCCGCAGTCTGTCTGTATTTTGACGCGGACACACATGGCACATCCACAGCCGCTCATGTTGCCAGCCGGGGGAAGCACCAATACTACGACTCCAACAATGGTTCGTACTTCTACATGACTGGTATTGCCAATCAATCAAAGATCCTCTCGGTTCGCGCCCTGACATCAGGCAGCAAAATTGGGGCATATCTATGGATCTGTGGATTTGACTATAATGAGGCAACTAGCACATTCAATTATACAGGAAATCATCAAGCTGACCTCGTGACAAACTCTTGGGGATGGGAGGTTGCTTCTAATGGGGAACTGTCCTATTTGTCACTAATATGGACAATTCTATCAACACCAGGATATCTCGATCCAGCGTATCCCGGAGTACTTCACATCTTCTCAGTGGGGAATGAAGGCTCAGGATTTATGACCGATGGTCCCCCGGGCTGTTCAGCAGGAGTACTAACAGTTGGAGCCTCCACCAGTAATCAATACTTGGAGTACCTATATGGGCCGGATCAAAATATCGAGGGCATTGCCTCGTTCTCAAGCAGAGGACCCTCGTTCTTAGGATACGTTAAACCGGACGTTGTCGCTCCGGGTCTGGCTGCCTATGCCCCAGTACCCGTATATGCCTCGTATCTAGGCCAACATTGGGGCAGTTCCTATTCCAATGTCACATTATTCTCAGGAACAAGTCAGTCTGCACCAGTTGTTGCAGGAGTTGCAGCTTTGGTCATTGAGGCCCTGAATGACAAGGGACTATCATGGTCTCCGGATAAGGTCAAGACCATAATTCAGAGCACATCTGAGCGATTAGGGTATGATCCTGCAACTGAAGGCTTTGGTCGAGTTGATGCACAAGCAGCTTGTGAGTATGTCAAAAATGATGTTGGATTCATTGTCGAGTCAAGTGATTCATTTGACAATCTGATGGGAATTGCTAATAAAGCATGGAGCCATAGCGGTTCCGGCCCGTCGGATATGCTACATACAGATGTAGCCCATTCGAGCCTACCTTCAGGGTTTGGCGAGGGATCATTATATTTTGGTCAGGTCTTTCCAGGTTCGGTGACAAATGTGACTCAGAAGATCTTTACCAATGTGTCTGGTCCATACATTACAGATACGACGGGGTGGACGACCTCAGCATACTATTGGCACAAAGCTGAAACGTATTCGTTCTCAGGCACGACCTTCACATATAATGATACAGTTAGTTCCGCACAGATGTATGGATGGTATGATCTCAGGGACAAAATCGGCGCAACGACCTATGATTCGGCGGTCTCAACTTATTCATATGTCACAATAGGAATTTCATTCAACAAAGATGATATTTCCAAATACGGCGCACCATGGTCATTTCTCTATGACTGGTCTGATGATGATCCAAGTGATGGCATGCCCAATAGATGGGACGCATCGACCCAACAAGGCAACGAACTAATCCGTCTGGCAGATGGGCGCAATTCTTCGTGCACGAGCATGATGTCCTTCGCGACAAACATGTCGAGCCTCTCTGCAATTCTTAAGGGTGATTTAACACTTGTAATCCACGATCCAGCTTTTGATGATGATATGTCTAACTCAGGTCACTCTTTCCAATGTACTGTGATCTTCTGGGAAAAGAAATCTACGTCGATGATCACAGCCTTGCCCGGCAGTGGATCTTCAACGTATACATGGAAATTGACAGCACCCGTAGATGACACAGGCATCTATCAAGGGTATGCCGAAATTTCTGATGGCACAACAACCGTGACGGTACCATGGAGTTTCAGTCTTGTCGGGAATCTCTCGGCGGATATGACCGAAGAAAATACAATAGTGTCTGGAACTGGCACGGATCTCTCACCGTATGATAGTCCTGTGTACGGACTTATGGGCAAAGACTTGGTAGGCGACTATAGGAGCTATGCAATTTACAACCCACATTCTGAGACGGAGAATATGGGAGTTCGAGTCATTTGGGAAGATGCCGGGTGTGCTATGACTGTACAAGTCTTCAATGAGAACTGTACACAATTGACGGGTGACGCTTCGAGCACGAACTGCACAACGGCGGTGATGGTCGAACTCCCCACTAATCCCATAGGCATGTATTATCTGTTAATTCATCCGACAGATATGGACAAGCAATTGTCACTCCCGCTTAACTACACAATTAAAGTAATGACATATGGTGCTATCGCAGAACCGACTATGGAACAGACGTATTACTCTAACTGGAATACGACACCAGCCCCATTCGAAACGAACGACGTATTGAATGGAGATCATATCATAGTCAATGTGACAATTTCAGAGATTTCAGTACCAAACTTCCCTGAGAAGAAAATCGACCATACGAGCCTCGGCTTCCAGACGGGAATGTACTTTGAAAAAACAGGTGATTTGGTGATACCTTCATCGTCCTATAACCCATTCACCGGGACAATTGATCAGACACAATTTGCGTGGGTACTGGTCAATGGGATCCAAAAAGACGACCCTGTGAAGTTAAGCCTAGATTTCACTTCCGACGATTGTGATGTCATGGCATGGTGGGCGGACACTGTAAGTGATACATGGACATACGCAAACAACATTCTAGGTAGTAAGATGGCCACGAGCAGACGACCGGAGAGTTGCACAATCACTGCAGATAGATCCGGTTCAATATATTTTGGGATATACAATTATGCAGCACAATCAGGTACATTCACACTACATGTAGATACACGCAAAAGCATGGTTGTTGAATTTGCTGGCCGTTCTGCATGGTATGATACTACTAATTTCGGACAAAATGCGACACGGGATATCATTGCCACAGCCACGACAAAAGGTGGATCAACGTATGTCAGAACGTGGAATAATGTCACCTTCAACAATTTCTTTGCTCCCACTGTAACACTGAATACTCCGAATGGCGGAGAGGACTGGACGGGAAGTCAAACGATCGACTGGACTGTTGTATCAAAGAATGCAGACTGCAGTCCGAATCATGAGGTCTATATCTCAAATGATGGCGGAACGACATTCATGCTAGTTGCATCGAATCTATCGATTGATGAGTTTACATGGGATACAACGTCATGGCAACACAGGGACACATATGTAGTAAAGGTGACAACGACCGATCGTGGCATGTATGCTGAAGATATCTCTGATGCCGTGTTCACAGCTGGAGATTCAATTCCGGATCAACCTCCACTTATTTGGGGTCTGACCAATCTAGCATGTACAGATCCGACTGGTAAAACAATAACATGGGTGGCTGGAAGTCTATATCCCTCTCTCCTAGAGTTATGGGTGAACAACGTTCGCGAATCACAATTTTCATGGACCACTCAATCAAACACGACCACTGTCAGTTTGAACGGTCTCACGAAGGGTGCATATAATTATACATTCTACGCAGAAGACTCGTTTGGACACTCAACCTCCTTCACAACATGGGTCCTTGTCAATGTGTCATTACCACCAATTATTGACCATCCGTTGGACATAACCTATCAGATAGGAACGACTGGCCATCAGATCGTATGGAACCCAAGTGATTCGAATCCATCTAATTATACGCTCTATCGAAACGGGGTCGCTATCAATTCAGGAACATGGAATGGAGAACCGATAGTAGTAAACGTGGATGGACTGAATGTGGGCGTATACAATTATACGCTTATCATCTGGGATCTGAATGGAAATTATGCCAAGGACACCGTCTTTGTGACAGTTGTGCCAGAGAGTACAACTAACACTACAACCACCATACCAACGAACACGATACCAACAGGATTTCTCAGTAATGAGATTATTTTGGTACTGATCGGAGGCATGGCAGCGGTTGTTGTTGTAGTCGTAGTAATTGTGAAACTCCGACAACGTAAATGA